The genome window TAATCCTTCTGGCGTTGTTATTTTAAACAATTTCTTCATCGATATCCCTCCGCTTGTCATTTAAAGTTAATACGATGCTGATAATAGGCAATCATGGTCTCATTATGAGACAAATCCGAATCAACATTATTACTTTTAAAAACTGGTAATGCTTCGACAGATATTGCCATGTTCTCAATGATTTCACTGAATAATGCATTTAAAATAATAGAACCAATAACTGTAGAGGATGGTGCATACTGTATTTCATTGTGACGAAGCAAACCATCGCCTATTGGTATATGCGTATCGATAACTAGATCCACTACATCCTCTAAGCGCTGCTCACTTCGATGACGTGTCGGTTGTTCACGGTAAGCAAGAGATTGCAGAGACATAACAAGTACCCCTGATTCTTTCGCTAAAAATGCTACATCTATAGGCGCTTGATTTCTCCCAGATGTCGATATAACAATGCAAACATCATTTTCATGAAAATCAAAATGATCTTTATATTGTTCAATTATAGTCGGGTCTTTCTCGTTTGTAGATGATGTCATAGCTCCTGCATGTAATGTTAAGGGTTCAATAATTATAGGACGTACAGGTACAAGCCCTCCCGCACGATAAAATGCGTCCTGTGCTAAAAGGTGAGAATGGCCACAACCAAATAATTGGACAATCCCTCCGCGTTGAAGCCGTTGCACAATTAATTGAGCGGCTTCTGTTATTTGAGCATATTCTTGCTCCTTCACGACCTGCATTAGTTTTTGTATTTCTAGAAAATATGCATCCATAGGATCACCTTTTAATTTCACTAATGAATTTGTATCGATCAGCTCGATAAGTACTTCGCACAAGCTCAAACGGAATTCCATCTGATAAATAACTTGTACGTTTAATAATTAACACAGGTGCAGTATGATTAATTTGCAGAAATTTACTATCCTCTTTCGAAACAATTGCTGCCTCCATTTGCTGAATAGCGTTTCCAATTTTTTGATGGAATTTTGCTTCAATTAAGGCATACAATGATCCCATTATTTTCTTTTCATCTAATTCAGGATATACTTTTACCGGAATATACGTTCTTTCGATTGCCATTGGCTTGGAATCTGCACTACGAATTCGTACAACGAAGAATACCTCTTCGCCTGGCTCTAACATTAAATCTCTTGCAATATCAGCGGGTGGTACGATTTTTTCAAAGCGTAAAACTTTACTGCTTGGTTCCATTCCTCTAGCCCGCATATCCTCTGTGAAACTTGTTAATCCTTTTAGCGGTTGCTCTAATTTTGGATTAGCGACATATGTACCTCTCCCTTTTTCACGATACAGCAATCCGCTATTGACTAAATTTGTAATCGATTGACGAACAGTCATTCTACTAACATCAAACTGCATAGAAAGCTCTCGTTCAGAAGGTATATTTTCACCGATTTTGTATTCCTCTAAATAAATACGTTGTTTAATGATCTCTTCTATTTGTATATAGATAGGTATATGAGAATTTTTATCTAACAAGTCTTGCACCATCCTTATCGCATCTTTACTTACATTTCTCAAATACAACTTTACCTCGACAAATAGTTTTTTGTACATTTAAATTTTCATCTAGTAATACAAAATCTGCATCATAGCCTTCTGCAATACGACCTTTAGTTGCAAGCTGTAATTGCTTAGCAGCATTCGTAGAGGACATTGCGACAATTTCTTGCAATGAGCAATTGGTGATTGCTTTCATATTTTTTACTGCTTGTTCCATCGTTAACACACTACCAGCTAAAGCCCCATTAGATAAATGAGCTCCGTCCTTAGAAACATGAACGGTTTGACCACCTAAATCATAATCACCATAATGTAAGCCTTTTGCCCGCATCGCATCGGTAATTAAAATAATGCCCTTTGCGCCTTTCATACGATACGCTAGTTTTACAGCTTGAGGATGGCTATGCACGAAATCTACGATAATTTCGACCTTCACCTGATCCTCTAAAAGCACTGCTCCAACGACACCTGGATTGCGATGATGGAAAGGGCGCATTTGGTTATATAAATGTGTCGCCTGCCTTATTCCCAATGCTACTGCCCTATCCACCTCCTCAATTGTTGCGTCTGAATGGCCAATGGAAGCAATAATATTTAAATCCTTTAATGCTTCAATAAACGTAAAACCTCCCTCTACCTCAGGAGCAATTGTTACTTGTTTAATGCGTTGCTTACTTATTTTCTGCCAGGATGCGAATTGCTCAATAGACGGTAAAATAATGTACTCTATTGGCTGAGCGCCTGCCCGTTTTTTCGATACAAATGGCCCCTCTACATGTATACCTAATAAGCTTGCCTCATCATCATTATTTTCAAATTGGGCAACATTAGCTAAAGCGCTTTCAATTGCTTCTATAGATTGCGTCATAGTAGTAGCAAGGAAGCCTGTAACGCCTTCCTGAACTAAAGAGCGTGCCATTTGATGTAAAGCTAATTGCGTAGCATCCATCACATCATGCCCAGCAGAGCCATGTATGTGCATATCAACATAGCCGGGTAACAGTAACCAATTTTTATCTTTTCCATCTATATAGTGCTCGGCCTTATCAGATAAGTTATGACTTATTTTAACAATCCTACCATTATCAACGAATAAGTCGCCCTTAAACGGTGTTTCATCATGATTGACTATCGTAACATTAGATATTAAAAGCGTATTCTTCAATAGATCACCCCCTAAGCTTTTTTGAGGAGCTTTGCTGAAGTTAACAAGCTACCAATCTTTTTGGTATAGTTGTCTATACCAATTATATACGCTTTTACAAAAATAAAAAGTATTTTTTCGTATTTTCTAAATTTTTAGCTAAATTATCATAACGTGGAGTTGATCTCCGTTCTGGCTGAAGCGCTTTTCTGGGGGCGTCCAATGAGCCGCTTCACTCGCGATGCTCGCTCCAGGGTCTCGGGTCAACAGATGTTTTTTGCGCGAAGGCGAAGCGGCAGCGGCACCGTTGTTGGTCACGAAGGCGTTATCACAGGACGTGATGGTTGTAGCCTTCGTTCTTCTATTGCTGATCCCCAAGGAGTCTCCCAGCCTTCACTCCAATCAACAAATTTGTTCTATTTTAAGTACTGCACAAGCAGTTGTCTCTTTGTAGATAACCATTTACATGCAGTAAAAAAGGAGCTATTTCAATGCTCCTTTTGTGCTTATTAATTATGTATGACGAATCCCAATTGTGCCGTTATGCCAAGAACATTCGTTTTGAACCCGCAATTCGCAGGGGGGTGCCCGCTTTGCAGCTTTAAACGTCCCGCTCCGATGGGGCTTGTTTGCGACTACAAAATGAAGGCTCCCAATTCTATAGTGTTCGGTCAAAACTGTTAAGTAGAGTTAGCAGTAAGACAAACACATCAGGATTCGTATTACAGTTATAATAACACTATATTTCTGATAATTCAAACAATTTTCTTTTGAAACATCTAAATTCTTGCGAAAACGCAAAAAATACCTAGATTCTCAACAGTTTTTGCTAGAGAATCCAGGTATTTAGACGTATTAATTATTTTCTGAATGGTTTGATTCCTAGACTTAACTCGCTCAATTGTTCAGGAGACACTCCACTCGGTGCCTCTGTCATTAGGCAGCTAGCACTAGCTGTTTTCGGAAAGGCGATTGTGTCACGTAAATTATTGCGGCCCGCAAGTAGCATTACGAAACGGTCAAGACCAAATGCTAGACCTCCATGTGGTGGCACACCGTATTCAAATGCTTCTAATAAGAAACCAAATTGTGCCTTAGCTTCCTCTTCTGTGAAGCCAAGTAATTTAAACATTTTTTCTTGTAGATCGCGTTCATAAATACGTAATGAACCCCCACCAAGCTCATAACCGTTTAATACGATATCATATGCTTGTGCTCGGACTGCCGAAGGATCAGTATCCATTAACGGGATATCTTCATCGAATGGACGTGTGAATGGATGATGTGCTGCATAGTAACGACCATCTTCCTCAGAGTACTCAAATAATGGCCAATCCGTAATCCATAGGAATGCAAATTGTGATTCATCGATTAAGCCTAAATCTTGACCTAATTTCGTACGAAGTGCACCTAGAGATGCTGCTACAACAGACGCTTTATCAGCTACGAATACTAAAATATCGCCCACTTCAGCTTTCATATGTTCGATTAATGCAGCTGCTAATGCTTCGTCAAAGAATTTTGCAATTGGTCCGTTTAAGCCTTCTTCAGTTACTTTTAACCAAGCAAGACCTTTTGCTCCGTAAATACCAACAAATTTTGTTAGTTCGTCCATGTCTTTACGAGAGTATTTATCTGCCGCACCTTTAATGTTGATACTTTTTACTTGCTTACCTTGTGCTACTGTATCAGCAAATACTTTGAAATCGCAGCCATCAAAAATATCGTTTAATGCGACTAGTTCTAAACCGAAGCGTACGTCTGGTTTATCTGAGCCGTAACGATCCATCGCTTCCTGATATTTCATCCGTTGGAATGGAGCAGGGATATCAATACCTTTTACTTCTTTCATAACAGATTGAATTAAGCGTTCGTTCATTTCTAAAACTTCTTCTTGTGTTAAGAAGCTTGTTTCAATATCAACTTGTGTAAACTCTGGCTGACGGTCAGCTCGTAAGTCTTCATCACGGAAGCAACGTGCAATTTGGAAGTACTTCTCAAAACCAGCCACCATTAATAATTGTTTAAATAGCTGAGGTGATTGTGGTAATGCATAGAATTCACCTTCATGAACACGTGATGGTACTAAATAGTCACGAGCACCTTCAGGAGTTGATTTCGTTAAAATTGGCGTCTCTACTTCTAAAAAGCCTTCGTTTTGTAAGAAGTTTCGAATTGTACGAGTAACGTCTGAACGCATTTTAAATGTATCAAACATAGCAGGACGTCGCAGGTCGAGATAACGATATTTTAAACGTAAATCTTCAGATACGTCAGTGCGATCTTCGATTTGGAATGGTGTTGTTTTTGCCGTATTAATAACGATTAATTTTGTCGCTTCCACCTCAATTTTTCCGTTAGGTACATTGGGGTTAATTTGATCTTCTGCACGAAGAATAACTGTTCCTTCCACTTCGATTACGTACTCACTACGCACTTTATCAGCTAAAGCATGTGCCTCAGCAACATCTGGACTGAACACAACTTGTGTGATTCCAGTACGGTCACGTAAATCAATGAAAATTAAACCACCAAGGTCGCGGCGACGTTGTACCCAACCTTTTAATACGACTTTTTCGCCTTGTAATGCTTCTGAAAGCTCGTTACTAGCATGTGTTCTTGTTGCCATTTATTTAATTCCTCCAAAATTTATTTGCCTATCACCATAATTTAGGGTTGATTTACGTTCCGACTGGGAGCGTCCGATGAGCCGCTTGGGCCAAAAGGATGTTGGTCACGAAGGCGTTATCACAGGACGTGATGTCTTAACCTTCGTTCCCTTGCTGGTTCGCCCCAGGGTCTCATCTGTGACGCTAATTCCCAAGGAGTCGCCCAGTCTTCACTCCAATCAACTTATCCACATGACATACGTTTTTACAAAATGTCATCCCTAACTTTTGGTGATGGACCATTTATTTCACTTATGTAGCATACATTTCCTACTAAGTAGCGAATTGATGCCAAGGAAAATTAGATATCCGTTCATTGTTAAGGTGAATTATCTGTCCAAAATGACATAGATATTTGGATCATTTAGACAGAAAATCCTGTATTGGCATAAACGATTTATGTTTTAACAGCTTGTGTTCGTTTATTGTTTTAATAGATAGTTCACTAATTCTGAGAACATGACTTTTTGTTGTTCACCTGATTCCATATGTTTAACAGTAGCTGCTTGCTCTTCAAGCTCTGTTTCACCTAAAACGATCGTATATTTTGCACCTAAACGGTCTGCGGATTTCATCTGAGCTTTCATTTTACGATCTAAATAATCCATCTCCGTAGAAATGCCCTTTGCACGGAAGGTACTTGTTAATTCTACCGTCTTTTGCTTTGCTTCATCGCCCATAGCAATCATATAGACATCGAGTCCTGATGCGGTATCTAATTCAACACCCTCAGCTTCAAGTGCAAGCAACAAACGTTCAATACTTAATGCAAAACCGATACCAGGTACTTCTGGTCCACCAATTTCTTGAACAAGACCATTATAGCGACCTCCACCACAGAGTGTAGTAATTGCGCCAAAGCCAGAAGCCGTTGACATAATTTCAAAAGTCGTATGGTTGTAATAATCAAGACCTCTCACAAGATTTGGGTCGACCTCATACGTAATACCAAGTGTATCTAAATACGTTTTAACTTGAGCGAAATAGGCTGCTGACTCCTCTGTTAGGAAATCAGTTAACGCAGGAGCAGATTTCATTAATGGGTGCTCACGGTCTGCTTTACAGTCCAAAATACGCAGTGGATTTTTTTGCAAACGGTTTTGACAATCTGAACAAAACTCATGGATATGTGGTTCAAAGTGTTGTAGCAGGGCTGTACGGTGTGTTTCACGTGTTTCTTTGTCGCCAAGTGAATTGATGACTAATTTTAAATCTTTTAAACCTGATGATTCATAAACATCCATTGCTAGTGCTATTACTTCAGCATCAATAGCTGGGTCAGCTGAGCCAATTGCTTCTACACCGAATTGAACAAATTGACGATAGCGGCCTGCTTGTTGACGTTCATAACGGAACATTGGTCCTAAATATGAGAGCTTTACTGGTTGATCAGGTGCACCAAACATTTTATGTTCAACATAAGCACGAACTACACCAGCTGTATTCTCCGGACGCAATGTTAACGAACGGCCACCGCGATCTTCAAATGTATACATTTCCTTTTGAACAACATCTGTTGTTTCACCGACACCACGCGCAAATAAATCTGTTTGCTCAAAAATTGGTGTACGAATTTCATTGTAGCGATAGACATGACAGATATCACGGATAATCGCTTCAACCTTTTGCCATTTTTCAGATTGACCAGGCAAAATATCTTGTGTCCCTCGCGGCACTTTAAAATTCATATAAATACCTCCCTTATAGATTGCTTATGAGCAAGCTTACCTCTGGACTTCTCTCATGCTGAGCAACGTTCCCCTCAAATTTGTCCAATAAAAAAGCCCTCGCCACCTTGCATATTGCAAGGGACGAGAGCTGTATAAGCTTCCGCGGTTCCACCCTAGTTGACGCATCAAATACATGCGTCCTCCTCCTAATCGGATAACGGCCGATTCCGTTTTTTCCTACTAAGCATTACTTTTCAGAAAAAAGCCTCTCAAGTGTTGTTCACGTAATACATTTTTGTAGGAAAGATTGCAGCCTAGGTCTTTCCCTCTCTTTTCCAATAGAGGTACACGCTACTTGCTTGGTCATAAGCGGTTAATCATTTTTTGATTACCCTTTATGTTAGTCACAACGAAAGGCAATGTCAACTGTTTTTGTTTTTTTTACAATACAGTCGTTAAAATAACAAATTCCATTACCTTTTTCCCACGAATTCTATTACTAAAGCATGGTAAAATAGCACAAGGAATAGGAGGAATCTGATGAGGGCAAAATTTTTACATATTATAGTCATCTTCGCACTAGTGTTAACAATTGCGATTCCGAGTAAGAGCAATATTCAAAGTGCACTAGCCGACACCAGTGATCTAAAAGTAACTGGAACGATTCTTCATTTACGTGAGGGACCTGGACTGTCTTATCCAATCATAACAACATTAGAAGAGGGTGATCCGTTAACCTCTATTAATCGTGAGGGTGACTGGATTCAAGTAAAAACAGGTAATTATGAAGGTTGGGTAGCATCCTGGCTTACAGCTCCAACTAACGCTAAACAAACGATTGATCAAACGTTGATTTCACAGGTCGATCGTCTAAATATCCGTACTGAGCCTGATATTTCTTCAGCAGTTCTTGGACAATTATCAACAGGCAACCAAGCAAATCTTATTGAAAAAAATGGCGAATGGGCGAAAATAGATTGGAATGGACTAGTTGGTTGGGTATCCACGGACTATGTTACAATCAATGACCTACCTGAAAAAAAGGCTGAAGCTGATGAACCTAAAGTCGAAGTATCTACAAAGAATGTCAACAAAGATACAACATTTACAGTTTTAGTGGATACACTTAATGTTCGTAAAGATCCAGACTTAAATGCTAAAAAAATAGGTACTGTTTCAAAAGGACAAGCCTATAAAGTACTGGCTCAGGAGCATAACTGGGTACAAATTCAATATAACGATAAAAAAGCAGGTTGGGTGTATAGCTTTTATGGTACTTTTTCAAATAAAAAAACGACATCAAAATCTTCTTCTTCGTCAGAGCTTGAATCTGTCACAATCATTTACAATGGGACAAACCTTCGGACAGATGCAACAACAGCTGCTGATGTTGTTGAACGTGTAGATGCTGGTGAAACCTACCCTATTGTAGGTGCTAAAGATGACTTTTATGAAATACAAGTAGATGATAAAACTGCATTTGTGGCGAACTGGGTTGTTACTACTACTTCGTCAAGCAAAGCTGCTACTGCAACAAAAGAGGAAAAACCCAAACCGCGCAAGAAAGGCACTTTAAATGGACTAACTATAGTCGTAGATGCTGGGCACGGTGGTAATGATCACGGCACTACCGGACAACGTGGAACAAATGAGAAGGAAATTACTTTGAAAACAGCATCTCTCCTTGCTTCAAAGCTGAGTGCAGCTGGTGCAAATGTTATCATGACAAGAGAATCAGATGAGTATGTAGCACTCCGTAAACGTGTATCAATTGCGCACCAGTATGAAGCAGATGCTTTTATCAGTATTCATTATGATGCAACGGATGATAGCTCCATAAATGGCTTCACATCATATTATATGAACAATAATCAACAGGGCCTTGCAGAGGCAATAAATGCCGGACTTTCAAGTAAAATCGATTTAAAGGATCGTGGTACTCAACAAGGTAATTATTTAGTTCTACGAGAAAATCGTCAAAAAGCTGTCCTCATTGAGCTAGGCTTCTTAAGTAATGCCAGTGAGGAACGTTTTATTACAACCGCTAAATTCCGAGAACAAGCTTCTCTCGGCATCTATCAAGGCATTCTAAATTACTTTAACGAAAACCAATAATTTTTCACTAAAAAAGCTGCTAAGGAAAGTAGAATTGTGCTTCCCTTGCAGCTTTTTTACTATTATCAGCCAAATTTGCGGTTTTAATATGATTTCTTTCATATTATGCCCTCCTTTCTACTGCTCTTTTCTTAACTAACGCAATTTCTTTTATTTTATTATAGATTATGCTTCTACAAATATTCCCAAGAAACCTTTTATACTATGATTATTCTTAGTGTAATCATTGCGTTGGTCTCATTAATTTGGTGTAGGTAAATTTCTATCGATAAATAGGCGAATGCTTCTTACTGCTGAAATAAGTTAAAACAAAAAAGACCTCCAACTCATAGTATATGAGTATGAAGGTCCTTATGCGCTTATTTTTTGTTTGTTGCCAATGTAACCCATAAAACTTCCTCCATGCGAATGAAGAACGGCGTACGGCTAACCTCTACAACGATATCGTCAGGTAATACAGAGATTAATTTTCCTTGTTGGATATTTTTCTCGGTTTGCACTACGATTGGCTGACCAACCATCATGTTAAGAGTTTCGTATAAATATGGATTTGATATGCTTCCCATCTGCGTCATCTTCAATACACTTCCTTCCTACAAAACTAACCATACTTTTTAATGTATGAAGGAATTATAGGAAATGTACCACTATTTTGACTCAAGAAGTATTGTAATCGGACCATCATTTGTAAGTGCAACATCCATCATTGCACCAAATATCCCTGTCTCCACATGTAAACCGTGTTCACGTAAGGCATTATTAAAAGCCTCCCATAACGGTTTCGCAACTTCTGGTCTTGCCGCACTTGTAAAACTTGGGCGATTTCCTTTTTTTGCATCCCCATACAATGTAAATTGTGAGACGGATAGAATAGCTCCTCCACGCTCTAAAATGGAATGATTCATTTTTCCATCAGCATCTTCCCAAAGGCGGAGATTAGCTACTTTTTTTGCTAAATATTCAACATCCTCTTGTGTGTCCTCATGTGTAATGCCTACCAGAAGAACATAACCGCTATCAATAGCTCCCGTTACTTTTCCGTCAACAATAACAGAGGCTGCTTTACTACGTTGTAAAACTACTTTCATTCTTTAAAACCTCAATTCTGCCATTGTATGCACCAGAAGATTCAATTTTGGTACACAGTAAAGTTACTTTACCCAACTATCAATTCAGTAAAAAATATCAATTAATTAATAACACGTTGTACTGAATATATATCAGGTGTTTGTTTAATACGTTCTACCACTTTATGCAAATGCGAAATATTTGAAATCGAAATCGTTAAATGAATCGTTGCCATTTTTTCGCGATCTGCACGACCACTCACTGCTAAAATATTCGTTTTCGTTTCGCTAACAATTTGCATGATTTCATTTAAAATGCCTGGTCTGTCGAAGGCTGAAACTTCAATATCGACAGGGTATTCTTTTTTCTCAGGAGTAAGTCCGTGTTCCCATTCAACTTCTATTAAGCGCTCTTGCTCATCCTCAACTTGAATATTTGGACAATCTGCACGGTGCACTGAAACACCTCTACCTTTCGTAATGAAGCCTACAATTTCATCTCCTGGCACTGGTGTACAGCAACGTGAAAGTCGAATAAGCATATTGTCGATATCTTTTACGATAACACCCGATTCCGTACGTTTTTGCGGAATAGGATTTTTCATTTTTTGCTCAATTTTTTCGAGCGCTTCTTCCTGTTCACGCTCTTTGCGACGTTTTTCTGCTAGACGATTAACAACTTGCTGTGCTGTTATACCATTCACACCGACAGCGGCATATAAATCTTCTTCGTTTGTATAGTTAAATTTGTCGAAAATACGTTTCAAATTTTCCGCTGACATCGTTTCTTTCATGTCAAAATCTTGTGCACGGATTTCCTTTTCTATCATCTCTTTACCTTTGATGATATTTTCCTCACGAAGATGACGTTTGAAGAACTGCTTTATTTTATTTTTCGCCTGAGAGGATTGGGCTATTTTTAGCCAATCGCGGCTCGGACCAAAAGATTGCTTAGAAGTTAAAATTTCAATAATATCTCCCGTTTTTAACGGTGTATCAAGCGGTACCATTTTACCATTGATTTTCGCGCCAATTGTACGATTTCCAACTTCTGAATGCACACGGTATGCAAAGTCGATAGGTACAGAGCCTGCTGGCAATTCAATGACATCTCCTTCAGGCGTGAATACATAGACCATATCAGAGAATAAATCAAATTTTAACGATTCCATAAATTCCTCAGCATTTGAAGACTCATTTTGGAATTCTAAAATTTCTCGGAACCACGTTAATTTTTGGTCGACATTTTGTTTTTCATTATCAACTTTTTTACCTTCCTTATACGCCCAATGCGCTGCAATCCCGTACTCGGCAATTTTATGCATTTCCTTCGTACGAATTTGAACTTCTAATGGGTCACCATAAGGGCCAATTACTGTTGTATGCAGTGATTGATATAGGTTCTGTTTTGGCATCGCAATATAATCTTTAAAACGTCCAGGCATTGGCTTCCATAAAGTATGAACGATTCCAAGCACGGCATAGCAATCTTTAATACTATCGACAAGTACACGAATGGCTAATAAATCATAAATTTCGTTGAATTGTTTTTTTTGTAATACCATTTTACGATAAATACTGTAAATATGTTTAGGACGACCATAAATATCTGCTTCAATTTCAACCTCTGTAAGCTGTGACTTCATCTCAGCCATAACATTGTCTAAATATGCTTCACGCTCGTCACGTTTTTTCTTCATAAGACTGACAATGCGATAATATTGCTGTGGATTTAAATAACGAAGTGCTGTATCCTCAAGCTCCCATTTTACAGTCGAAATCCCTAGACGATGCGCAAGTGGTGCAAAAATTTCAAGCGTCTCTTTAGAAATACGGCGTTGTTTTTCTGCAGGCAAATGCTTTAACGTGCGCATATTATGTAGACGGTCAGCCAGTTTAATCAAAATGACACGAATATCCTGCGCCATTGCTACAAACATTTTTCGATGATTTTCTGCTTGTTGCGCTTCTTTAGATAAATATTTAATTTTCCCAAGCTTTGTTACACCGTCTACAAGCATTGCAACCTCTTCACCGAATTCACGAACCAAATCGTCACGCGTAAAATCTGTATCCTCTACAACGTCATGTAAAAAACCAGCCGCAACTGTTTCAGGATCCATTTGTAATTCAGCTAAAATACCAGCTACTTGCACCGGGTGAATAATATACGGTTCACCTGAGCTTCGGAATTGCTCAATATGGGCATCCCTTGCTAATTCATATGCTTTTTTCACGAATGCGACATTTTCATCATTCATGTAGGATTTGACTAACTCAAAAACGTCCTCGGGAGTCAAAATTTGCTCTTTCGCCATAACATGTCCACCTTGCTCGTCAAATTTTTCAAATTAGATATAAATTTAATTGTATAAAATATTATGGGCTATTGTAAAGTAACTGTGTCATTTTGTTTAGTTATTCTCGTGAACAATGTGAAAAATGGAAAAAATACTCTCTGAAATGAATAAAAAGACTCTTTGCGAATGTAATATTTCGCAAAGAGTCTCTCTTCTTGTAAATTGTGGATTCCTCAAAATATGTGCTTTTATATAATTGTTTAGCCTAATTTATTATAAGCTACAGCAATTTTAGCACCAACTACTGCATTATTTTTTACTAATGCAATATTGGCATCAAGGCTTTTACCTTCTGTTAATTCTTTAACTTTGCCAAGTAAGAATGGCGTCACGTTTTTACCGTGAATACCGTTTTCTCCTGCTTCTACTAGAGCTTTTTCAATGATTTCTGTAATGAATGAGTGCTCAAGTGCTTCAGACTCTGGAATTGGATTAGCAATTACAGCTCCACCTTTTAAGCCTAATTGCCATTTTGCACTTAGCATTTCTGCCACTTCCGCTGGAGTATCGAGCTTGAAGTTTACATCAAAACCGCTTTGACGTGTATAGAATGCTGGAACTTCATCTGTACCAAATCCAACAACTGGTACACCCTTTGTTT of Lysinibacillus agricola contains these proteins:
- a CDS encoding GntR family transcriptional regulator, giving the protein MLDKNSHIPIYIQIEEIIKQRIYLEEYKIGENIPSERELSMQFDVSRMTVRQSITNLVNSGLLYREKGRGTYVANPKLEQPLKGLTSFTEDMRARGMEPSSKVLRFEKIVPPADIARDLMLEPGEEVFFVVRIRSADSKPMAIERTYIPVKVYPELDEKKIMGSLYALIEAKFHQKIGNAIQQMEAAIVSKEDSKFLQINHTAPVLIIKRTSYLSDGIPFELVRSTYRADRYKFISEIKR
- a CDS encoding N-acetylmuramoyl-L-alanine amidase; the encoded protein is MRAKFLHIIVIFALVLTIAIPSKSNIQSALADTSDLKVTGTILHLREGPGLSYPIITTLEEGDPLTSINREGDWIQVKTGNYEGWVASWLTAPTNAKQTIDQTLISQVDRLNIRTEPDISSAVLGQLSTGNQANLIEKNGEWAKIDWNGLVGWVSTDYVTINDLPEKKAEADEPKVEVSTKNVNKDTTFTVLVDTLNVRKDPDLNAKKIGTVSKGQAYKVLAQEHNWVQIQYNDKKAGWVYSFYGTFSNKKTTSKSSSSSELESVTIIYNGTNLRTDATTAADVVERVDAGETYPIVGAKDDFYEIQVDDKTAFVANWVVTTTSSSKAATATKEEKPKPRKKGTLNGLTIVVDAGHGGNDHGTTGQRGTNEKEITLKTASLLASKLSAAGANVIMTRESDEYVALRKRVSIAHQYEADAFISIHYDATDDSSINGFTSYYMNNNQQGLAEAINAGLSSKIDLKDRGTQQGNYLVLRENRQKAVLIELGFLSNASEERFITTAKFREQASLGIYQGILNYFNENQ
- a CDS encoding sugar isomerase domain-containing protein, which produces MDAYFLEIQKLMQVVKEQEYAQITEAAQLIVQRLQRGGIVQLFGCGHSHLLAQDAFYRAGGLVPVRPIIIEPLTLHAGAMTSSTNEKDPTIIEQYKDHFDFHENDVCIVISTSGRNQAPIDVAFLAKESGVLVMSLQSLAYREQPTRHRSEQRLEDVVDLVIDTHIPIGDGLLRHNEIQYAPSSTVIGSIILNALFSEIIENMAISVEALPVFKSNNVDSDLSHNETMIAYYQHRINFK
- a CDS encoding DUF2642 domain-containing protein, yielding MTQMGSISNPYLYETLNMMVGQPIVVQTEKNIQQGKLISVLPDDIVVEVSRTPFFIRMEEVLWVTLATNKK
- the nagA gene encoding N-acetylglucosamine-6-phosphate deacetylase; amino-acid sequence: MKNTLLISNVTIVNHDETPFKGDLFVDNGRIVKISHNLSDKAEHYIDGKDKNWLLLPGYVDMHIHGSAGHDVMDATQLALHQMARSLVQEGVTGFLATTMTQSIEAIESALANVAQFENNDDEASLLGIHVEGPFVSKKRAGAQPIEYIILPSIEQFASWQKISKQRIKQVTIAPEVEGGFTFIEALKDLNIIASIGHSDATIEEVDRAVALGIRQATHLYNQMRPFHHRNPGVVGAVLLEDQVKVEIIVDFVHSHPQAVKLAYRMKGAKGIILITDAMRAKGLHYGDYDLGGQTVHVSKDGAHLSNGALAGSVLTMEQAVKNMKAITNCSLQEIVAMSSTNAAKQLQLATKGRIAEGYDADFVLLDENLNVQKTICRGKVVFEKCK
- the hisS gene encoding histidine--tRNA ligase; this encodes MNFKVPRGTQDILPGQSEKWQKVEAIIRDICHVYRYNEIRTPIFEQTDLFARGVGETTDVVQKEMYTFEDRGGRSLTLRPENTAGVVRAYVEHKMFGAPDQPVKLSYLGPMFRYERQQAGRYRQFVQFGVEAIGSADPAIDAEVIALAMDVYESSGLKDLKLVINSLGDKETRETHRTALLQHFEPHIHEFCSDCQNRLQKNPLRILDCKADREHPLMKSAPALTDFLTEESAAYFAQVKTYLDTLGITYEVDPNLVRGLDYYNHTTFEIMSTASGFGAITTLCGGGRYNGLVQEIGGPEVPGIGFALSIERLLLALEAEGVELDTASGLDVYMIAMGDEAKQKTVELTSTFRAKGISTEMDYLDRKMKAQMKSADRLGAKYTIVLGETELEEQAATVKHMESGEQQKVMFSELVNYLLKQ
- the aspS gene encoding aspartate--tRNA ligase; protein product: MATRTHASNELSEALQGEKVVLKGWVQRRRDLGGLIFIDLRDRTGITQVVFSPDVAEAHALADKVRSEYVIEVEGTVILRAEDQINPNVPNGKIEVEATKLIVINTAKTTPFQIEDRTDVSEDLRLKYRYLDLRRPAMFDTFKMRSDVTRTIRNFLQNEGFLEVETPILTKSTPEGARDYLVPSRVHEGEFYALPQSPQLFKQLLMVAGFEKYFQIARCFRDEDLRADRQPEFTQVDIETSFLTQEEVLEMNERLIQSVMKEVKGIDIPAPFQRMKYQEAMDRYGSDKPDVRFGLELVALNDIFDGCDFKVFADTVAQGKQVKSINIKGAADKYSRKDMDELTKFVGIYGAKGLAWLKVTEEGLNGPIAKFFDEALAAALIEHMKAEVGDILVFVADKASVVAASLGALRTKLGQDLGLIDESQFAFLWITDWPLFEYSEEDGRYYAAHHPFTRPFDEDIPLMDTDPSAVRAQAYDIVLNGYELGGGSLRIYERDLQEKMFKLLGFTEEEAKAQFGFLLEAFEYGVPPHGGLAFGLDRFVMLLAGRNNLRDTIAFPKTASASCLMTEAPSGVSPEQLSELSLGIKPFRK